The Actinomycetota bacterium DNA segment CCTCCTTGATGATCCAGCGTCGCGAGTTGCCGCGCTGCAAGAGATCGGTGCGGTGCATCGGATTGTGGAATTTGGTGGCCAGCACCACGTCATCGCGCTTGCCGATCAGTGCCTTGCCGACAATGGTTTCTGATTCGCCGAAGGAGTACATGTCAGCGGTGTCGATGAAGTTGATGCCACCGTCCAGTGCCTTGTGGATGATCGAGACGCAAGTGTCGTGATCGGGCTCGCCCCAACGGCCGAACATCATTGTGCCCAGGCAAAGCGGTGAGACATAGACGCCGGTGGCGCCAAGTGCACGTGTAGTCATGTGGTGGTACCTCTCATAGTTGGTGAATCGTGCGAAACATTGAAGTGCGAGCGTTGATGACGAACAGCTAGTGGACTGGCGTTAGATGGCAACAATCAGTTTGACTCCAGGGCCGTCGACCTGACGTTGCCACTCGAGTTCGATGTCATCGAAGGAGACGACTTCGTGCTCGATGACGAACTCACCCGATGCTGTGAGCCTTGCCATTGTGGTGAAGGCCTTTGTCTTGACCTCACTTGGCGTAGTCATGTTCGAGTAGCCGTGGAAGGTCTTTCCGATGAGTGATCGGGAGGGCAATGGAGCAAGACCGCCAGCCATTCCGCCGACCGTCACGGTGCGAGCGCCATCCTTGGCGCTTCGCAGCGCAGCTGCGAATGGGGCACCGTAGATCGCGTCAAAGATGACGTCCGAACCACCGTTGGTGGCGTCCTTGATCGCGGCGGCATCGTTCTCGCCGTCAAGCACGACGTATGCGTCGGCGCCACGAGTCAGCAGTCGCTTGAGCAAGGCTTCATTTCTTCCGACTGCCACGATGCGCCCAGCACCGAGATAGCTGGCTGCTTTGACCGCAGCTTGTCCGACGGCGCCGGTTGCGCCGAGCACCACCACGGTCTCACCCTTTTGCAATGCGACTGTCGTCTCCATTGGCACCCAGCCAGCTAGGCCGGCAATGCCCAGCGGAACCGCTGAAGTTGGATCCAGATCCGCCGGCAGCGCGATGAGATCTGCCTCCTTCGCGATGGTCCATTCAGCCAAGGTTCCATTGGGCTGCACGGCGCGCTCGATGTAGTAGGCCCGATCGTTCAGCGAGACCGCGCCTTCAAGGCCGAGCACCCGCGGATGCGGTCCGCGGTCATTGGCCGCTATGGAGAGCAGAGTGTCGACCGGATTGAGTCCGGCGGCAACGACTGTGACCAGGATTTCACCGGGCTCTACAGGTGTGGGAGTCGGGAGTTCGACTACAGATGGAGTCGCGCCCAGCTCGCCAAGTTGGAAGGCTTTCATGGCTGTCCTTTAGCTATTGGAAACCAACGACGGGATGCGGCTTGTATGGAGCCTCGAGGGACGCGATGTCCTCCGGGCTCAACTTCACCTTGAGTGACTCCACGGCATCGGTGAGGTGATGCTCTTTGGTGACACCGACGATTGGTGCGACGACTCCTGGCTTGGACAGCACCCACGCAAGTGCGACTTGCGCCCGCGGAACACCATGCCTTTCGGCGACTTCGGCAACACGCTCGACGATGACCTGATCTTCATCGAGATACAGACTCTTGCCGAACTCGTCGGTCTCGCTTCTGGCGCTGGTAGTCGACCAGTCTCGCGTCAAGCGGCCGCGCGCTAGCGGGCTCCACGGGATCACGCCGACTCCTTGATCAGCACACAGCGGGAGCATCTCGCGCTCCTCTTCACGCTGCAGCAGGTTGTAGTGATTTTGCATTGACGTGAAGCGAGTCAGGTGATGCACATCTGCGAGGTACTGCGCCTTGGAGAACTGCCAGGCCCACATTGATGATGCGCCGATGTAGAGGGCCTTGCCGGACTTCACGACATCGTGCAGCGCCTCCATCGTCTCTTCGATCGGCGTTCGGTGATCGAAGCGGTGGATTTGGTAGAGATCGACGTAGTCGGTGCCAAGGCGCTTCAAGCTCGCATCGATCTCGGTCATGATCGACTTGCGCGAAAGGCCTTGGGCGTTCGCGCCCTTGCGCATTGGCCCGTTGACCTTGGTCGCGATGACGACTTCTTCGCGTGGGATGTAATCGGCCAGGGCGCGGCCCAGGATTTCCTCGCTGGTGCCGTCTGAGTAGACGTTGGCCGTGTCAAAGAAATTGATGCCGAGCTCGAGGGCCTGCTTGATGAGCGGGCGGCTGGCTTCCTCGTTCAGACTCCACTGGTGTGTGCCTCGATCTGGGACACCGAAACTCATGGCGCCAAGAGCGATGCGGGAGACGGACAGACCGGAGCGACCAAGTTTGGCGAATTGCACGGTAGGCAGGACCCTTCATTTGTGGTGACTCGAAAGTAGTCGCTGTCAACATCACGAGTCAACCTTGATTGCTCGCCGGTACAGTGAGCGCGTGTCCAGCGCCGCTACGCCCTATCACCACGGTGATCTGCGCAGCGCGCTGCTCGATGCCGCAGAGGAGTCGCTGCGTGAGGGCGGGGCTGCCGACATCTCCCTTCGCGGTCTGGCGCGCGAACTCGGCGTCAGCCACGCTGCACCACGTCGGCATTTTGCCGACAAGCAGGAGTTGCTCGATGCGGTAGCCGAGGTCGGCTGGAGTCGAGTCGACCAGGAATTGCGGCTGGCCGACGAGACAGTGGCCGGCGAGGATCTTCAGGCCCACTTGATCGCGCGCGGCATCCGCTATGCGCGCTTCGCCATCGCAAATCCAGCGCTCATTGAATTGATGTTCGCCTACAAGACTTCTGGACGTCGACCACCCACGCCTAAGGGAATGATCGGGCCGAGCTCGATTGACCTGCTCATCGATGCGCGACGCAAAGGCGATCTCGCGGTTTCTTCGGGTCAATTGGCGCGTTCGGTGTGGGCGCAGTTGCAGGGCATCGCCGCCTTGGCGATCGGTGGCTTCATTCCTGATGTCGATCTCGATGATGCAGTCGCTGAGGGCATCGAGCGACTGATGGTCAATACCGCAAGCAAGCTCAGTTAACTTGCGAACAAGGCCTGCAGCTGAGTCAAACTTTCCTGCATCTGATCCTGGTTAGAACGTGGGAAGAAGGCCATCATCCTTGGGTCTGTCACATCGGCCCAGTCATAGTTCAAGCCGACTTCGCAAGAGTTGTCGTCGATCGCGGTGACGTCGTATCCCCACCAATGACCAGCTGCTGGGCGGCCGCCGGAAGAGGGAAGCCATGAGATCTCCTCATTGGGTTTCAGCGCCCGAACATGATTGCGGACGACATAGTCGCCTACTCGTTCGTTGTACATGTTCATCTCGAAGGTCTGGCCCTCAGCTGTCAGTGGGGCGGTGTCGATTGAGTCGCGGACGGCGCCCGAACCATCGAAATCTCGGTGGCGGGTGGGGTCTGCCAGGACGGCGAACACCAGTTCGGCGCTCGCTGGGATCACGCATGAGACGCGATAGTGGACGACAGTCTCTTCAGTCATGCTGATCCAATCGTGGTGTGGGGTGACGTGGTGTGACGTTAAGGTAGCGCAAATCCATTGTGCACAACTTAATTTTCAGACAATACGCTTTGGGCGAAAACAGACAAGAGGAATTCCGTTGTGCACGATGGAATGTGCAAATGCAAACTTGTCGCAAGTTCTAAGTAGGTCCTCGCGTTTAGACTTTGCTCGGCGAACTGAACCACAGATATCGGTATCGCTCTATCCAGACAAGGCGATCGTTGGCGCCGCAACGGCTTGAGTTTGCAACTTGAAAGCAGTTGCGGCACCAGTTATGCAGAGCTACCAGGCGTAAGCCTCCGGCGCGGTTCCACCTGGTCCCGGAAAGAGCAGGTCGAGCTCCTTCATCGCATCGGCATCGAGCTTGATGTCGAGTGCGCGAAGCGAGCCATCGAGTTGCGCAAGAGTGCGTGGCCCGATGATCGGTGCCGTCACTGCTGGGTTATGGAGCAACCAGGCAAGCGCGGTGTCAGCTGGGTCCTCGTCACGCTTGGCGCAGAAATCCTCCCAAGCCTGAATCTGCGGACGCAGTGCTTCGAGTCGTTCGTTGGTGCGCTGCACCTTGCTGCGGCCCACGTCGCCGGATTCGAGCTTCTTGATGATGCCGCCGAGCAATCCACCCTGCAGTGGTGACCAGGGGATGACGCCGAGCCCATAGAACTGCGAGGCCGGGAGCACCTCGAGTTCAACCGTGCGCTCGAGCAGGTTGTAGATCGATTGCTCGCTGGCCAGACCAAGGAAGTTGCGACGACGAGCAGCCTCTTGTGCTTGGGCGATGTGCCAGCCAGCAAAGTTCGATGAGCCGACGTAGATGATCTTGCCTTGATTGCGCAGCACCTCCATCGCTTCCCAAATTTCATCCCATGGAGTGCGGCGATCAACGTGATGCATTTGGTAAATGTCGATGTAGTCAGTTTGCATGCGCTTCAACGAGGCATCGCACGCGCGCCGGATGTTCAATGCCGAGAGCTTGCCGTCATTGGGCCAGTCGCTGAACGAAGCGTAGAGCTTGGTTGCGATGACGGTCTTCTCGCGACGTCCGCCACCGGTGGCGAACCAGTTGCCGAGGATCGTTTCGGTTCCGCCCATGTTGCCCGGACCGCCATAGGCATTGGCCGTGTCGAAGAAGTTGATGCCGAGCGAGTGGGCGTGATCCATGATTTCGAAGGAGTCCGGCTCGCTGGTCTCAGGACCGAAGTTCATGGTGCCAAGGCAGAGCTTGCTGACGCTCAGACCTGTGTGGCCCAGATGGGTGTACTTCATTGCGCTCCTCGATTTTCTGGTGGTGAATTGCATGGGATGCGATAAGAGTTCGTCATGTTGACACTATCAACATGCTCAGGCCGAGAGGCTCGAGTTCGAATAATGAGTGCGGTGGGCTACAACAGTTCGGTCGCAAGAACGATGTGGGTAACGCAAGCTCAAAGAGATGTGGCGATTGCCGAGCGTGCCTTGTCTCGCAGACCAATCGCTGCGCGGCGGTTCAAGCCTTGAGTGTCGATGGGCTCGTGGATAACCAGTCGTACCAATCCGCTGTGAATCGCATTGCTGCCGGGAGCCCATACTTCCCGGGTTCCAATGACCGTGATCGGCAGAATTGGCACACCGTGCTCGATGGCAAGAACAAAGGCGCCGATGTGAAACTGATTCAAGCCGCCGTCGTGTGAAGTCTGTCCTTCCGGGTACACCAACACGCTGGCTCCGTCCGTCAGCGCGAGGCTCACCCCGCGCATGATCATCCCGCTGTCAGGGTTTTCTCGGTCGACCTCGATAATGCCAATTCTTCGCAGGGCACCGCTCATCCCCGGAAGGTCGAACAGCTCTCGCATCGCTAGGAAGCGGAGGGGGAGCCTCAGCCCGGCAAGATGCGCCATTGGGTCCAGGTTCGATTGATGATTCGACACGACCACATAACGATGTCCGGCCACGACATGCTCTTGACCATCCACTTGGAGTCTTACTCCCGCCGGGACCAACCAGGCGCGTGCCCAAGTGCGCAAGATCGGCTCGAGCAAGTGCGATTTGCGAGTGCCGGCTCGAACTCCCAAGGTGGCGATGATGGCGCCGGCGGTAGCCACCGCACCCGATGCAAACATCGGGACGGTTCGTAGAGTCCAATGCTCACGAATCTCCGACCCCCGAGCAGACAAGCTCCGCCTACTCATCGGGGCCCTCCTCCCAAGTGGATTACATCCATGCCGACCGCCGTCTGCGCCCGCTCACCTTCCCATGAGACGCTCTTTACGGAGATCACAAATATCCGCATATTGCGGTGATTGGCGTGCTCGTGAATGTCAGGTGTGTCAAGGCATTTCTGGATACTCTCCACGAATCGATCCAATCCGGTGAACCAGTGCACGCATGGAGTGTCAGATGGCTGTATCCAGCACGGCGTACAACGAGAAGCATCTGTTGAGGGAAACCTCAGAACTGCTCGGTGCACCGTGGACCGAGCCGATCCTGACGCGTGAGTTCTGGGAGATGCCCGATGGGTCGAGCATCTCCTCATTGCGCTGGCTGGAGGCAGAGCCAGAGCTCGTGATGCTGCACGGCGGCGGACAGAACGCACACACCTGGGATGCCGTCGGTTTGCTGATGAATCGCCCCTTCGTTGCCGTCGATCTGCCAGGACACGGCCACTCGTCTTGGCGCGAGGACAAGGAGTACTGGCCCTTCACGGGCGCGGAGAGTATCGCCATCGTCCTTGATCGCATGGGCCTGAAAGATGTTGCACTCGTTGGAATGTCGATGGGTGGCTTGACTGCAATCCATCTGGCCGCGATCCGTCCTGAGATGTTTTCGCGTGTGGCGATTGTTGATGTCACACCAAGTCAGATGGAACAGATGAAGAAGATGACTCTTGAAGAGCGTGGGACCACTGCGCTTACTCAAGGCCCTGATCGATATGAGTCATCGCAAGCGATGATTGATGCGACGACAGTCCTGGCACCAAATCGTCCGGCTCTTCTCATCGAGCGGGGGGTCGTGCACAACTCACAGCAATTCGCGGACGGCCAGTGGGGTTGGCGTTATGACTCGATGAAACGTCCCGAAGGCGAAGACCCAAGCGAGTTCCTGAACGACGATTTCTTGGCGCTTTGGGAAGACGTCAACAAGATCGAAGTCCCCATCATGTTGGTGCGCGGTGGCGCTTCGGCGTTTGTCACCGACGAGCATGTTGCTGATTTCAGGAGTCGCGCAAAGGACTTCCGTTTTGAGATCGTCGATGGCGCGGGCCACTCCGTGCAAAGCGATCGACCGGCTGAACTTGCTGCACTCCTGACGGAGTACATCTCCTAGAAGGCAGAGAGTCGTTGGATTGGGCGCTCTTCGCGTGCGAGTGCGCGAATGACATCCGTCAGGCTGTTCCTGCGTGCAGAGATGCAGGCGAGCGTTGCGACCACGGTGTCTGAGGCAGTCATCGGAAATTTGGGGGAGACCTTGCCGATGCTGACGGCGAGGTCATCAGCATGAACGACCATTTCCACCATGCGGGTGATGAGGTATTCGGTCAGCAACATTCGTGCGCCAAGGGCAATCACTTCGTGATCCTCAGCGAGCTCGGGGAGAGTCGTGGACAGTTCGCTCAATGCAGAGTCGTACCTCTTGAGCAGATCCTTAGCGCCAGTGCCTGCTGATTCCACTCCGCGTTTGCGAATGTCGATGGCCACCTGCGAGTTGATTTCCTGAGCACTGGCTGGCATGGCGGAGTAGTACTCCACGGCAGATTTCAGCGGCAGTTCGCTGGGCACTTTGGCGGCGAGGATGGTGGGAATGTTGAGCACCGGACGTGCGAGATGTCCGGCCAAGCCGGCAACGGTCCATTCTTCCAGCTCGCTGGGGTACTCCCAGTACTTGGCAACTTCGCTCGTTGCCAGGAAGGTTCTGATGATGCCGGCCACCTCTAGATACTGGCTGACCACTGACACTGGATCCTCCGCACTCTGGGCTGTGAACATGTGCTCACCTCGATTTACAGGATGTGCAGCATCTCCTGGTAGGTAGGAAGCGGCCACAGATCGTCCGCGACCATGCCTTCAAGGGAGTCCGCGGCGGTGCGCACCGTGGCGATTGCTGGCAGGAGAGTCTCCAGTGCGTATTTCGCCTCGGCCTCGATGTCGTGACCATGGTCGGCATGAAGCACGGCGTTGAGTTCAGCAAGTGCTGAGCGCAGTGCGTTGAGCACCGAGGAGACCGGAACCAGAGTCGAGGTGTCAGTCTCGACCCCAGCGGCCAGAAGTGCGCCGACGTTGAGCGCCAACTCTGTCTGGTACCGCATCGCAGCAGGAAGCACCATCGTGTTGCCCATCTCGAGGGTGAGCTTGGCCTCCACGCTGATGCTCAGGACGTACTGCTCCAGAGCGATCTCGAAGCGGCTGTGCATCTCGCGCTCGTTGAACACCTTGTAGTGCTCGAAGAGCTCGACTGCTGCAGGCGTGATGAGCTCAGGGACGGCGTCAACAGTGGTGCGCAGGTTTGGCAGGCCGCGCTCGGCCGCCTCGATCTGCCAGTCGTCGGCGTAGCCATTGCCGTTGAAGACCACCGATCCGTGCTCGCTCATGATCTTCTGCAGCACACTCTGGATGGCGTCGTTGAACTCCACGCCCGAGGCCAGTGATGCCTCGATGTCCGTTGCGATGAAGTCCAAAGCCTCAGCCAGGATCGCGTTGATGGTCGTCATCGGACCAGCAACTGACTGCAATGAGCCAGGTGCGCGGAACTCGAAGCGGTTGCCGGTGAAGGCAAAAGGGCTGGTGCGGTTGCGGTCACCTGGATCGGTTGGCAGCACCGGCAAGGTGTCAACGCCGATGCGAATCTGGCCCTTGCTCTTGGAGGAGGTTGCGCCGCCTTCAGCGATCTGCTTGTACACATCAGCGAGCTGATCGCCAAGGAAGATCGAGATGATCGCGGGCGGAGCCTCGTTCGCACCAAGACGGTGGTCATTGCTGGCGGATGCCACAGAAGCACGAAGCAAGCCACCGAATTTGTGCACCGCACGAATGACTGCGCCGCAGAACACCAGGAATTGCGCGTTGTCATGCGGGGTGTCGCCTGGCAGCAGCAGGTTGCCCTGGCGGCTGTTGCCCAGGGAGAAGTTGATGTGCTTGCCTGATCCGTTGACGCCCGCGAAGGGCTTCTCGTGGAACAGGCATGCCATGCCGTGCTTCTCGGCGACCGACTTGAAGGTGGTCATCAACTGCTGCTGATGGTCAGCTGCGAGGTTTGAGCGCTCGAACATCGGCGCGATTTCAAACTGTCCGGGGGCAACCTCGTTGTGGCGGGTCTTGGCCGGGATGCCCAGTTTGAACAGTTCACGCTCGGTGTCCATCATGAAGCCGAGCACACGCTCAGGGATGGCACCGAAGTAGTGGTCATCGAACTCCTGACCCTTGGGAGGCTTGCAGCCGAACAGGGTGCGACCTGCATTGAGCAGATCGGGGCGAGCCAGGAAGAAGTGACGATCCACCAGGAAGTACTCCTGCTCGGCGCCGCAATAGGACACCACCCGATCAGGATCCTGGCCAAAGAGCCTCAGCACCCGATCGGCCTGCTCAGACATGGCCTGCTGGGCGCGCAGTAGAGGGGTCTTGTGATCCAGGGCCTCGCCGGTCATCGAGACGAAGACCGTCGGAATGCACAGGGTGTTGCCGTTGGGGTTTTCCAGGATGTAAGCCGGGCTGGTGACGTCCCAGCCGGTGT contains these protein-coding regions:
- a CDS encoding zinc-binding alcohol dehydrogenase family protein, giving the protein MKAFQLGELGATPSVVELPTPTPVEPGEILVTVVAAGLNPVDTLLSIAANDRGPHPRVLGLEGAVSLNDRAYYIERAVQPNGTLAEWTIAKEADLIALPADLDPTSAVPLGIAGLAGWVPMETTVALQKGETVVVLGATGAVGQAAVKAASYLGAGRIVAVGRNEALLKRLLTRGADAYVVLDGENDAAAIKDATNGGSDVIFDAIYGAPFAAALRSAKDGARTVTVGGMAGGLAPLPSRSLIGKTFHGYSNMTTPSEVKTKAFTTMARLTASGEFVIEHEVVSFDDIELEWQRQVDGPGVKLIVAI
- a CDS encoding aldo/keto reductase — protein: MQFAKLGRSGLSVSRIALGAMSFGVPDRGTHQWSLNEEASRPLIKQALELGINFFDTANVYSDGTSEEILGRALADYIPREEVVIATKVNGPMRKGANAQGLSRKSIMTEIDASLKRLGTDYVDLYQIHRFDHRTPIEETMEALHDVVKSGKALYIGASSMWAWQFSKAQYLADVHHLTRFTSMQNHYNLLQREEEREMLPLCADQGVGVIPWSPLARGRLTRDWSTTSARSETDEFGKSLYLDEDQVIVERVAEVAERHGVPRAQVALAWVLSKPGVVAPIVGVTKEHHLTDAVESLKVKLSPEDIASLEAPYKPHPVVGFQ
- a CDS encoding TetR/AcrR family transcriptional regulator, which produces MSSAATPYHHGDLRSALLDAAEESLREGGAADISLRGLARELGVSHAAPRRHFADKQELLDAVAEVGWSRVDQELRLADETVAGEDLQAHLIARGIRYARFAIANPALIELMFAYKTSGRRPPTPKGMIGPSSIDLLIDARRKGDLAVSSGQLARSVWAQLQGIAALAIGGFIPDVDLDDAVAEGIERLMVNTASKLS
- a CDS encoding SRPBCC family protein, coding for MTEETVVHYRVSCVIPASAELVFAVLADPTRHRDFDGSGAVRDSIDTAPLTAEGQTFEMNMYNERVGDYVVRNHVRALKPNEEISWLPSSGGRPAAGHWWGYDVTAIDDNSCEVGLNYDWADVTDPRMMAFFPRSNQDQMQESLTQLQALFAS
- a CDS encoding aldo/keto reductase: MKYTHLGHTGLSVSKLCLGTMNFGPETSEPDSFEIMDHAHSLGINFFDTANAYGGPGNMGGTETILGNWFATGGGRREKTVIATKLYASFSDWPNDGKLSALNIRRACDASLKRMQTDYIDIYQMHHVDRRTPWDEIWEAMEVLRNQGKIIYVGSSNFAGWHIAQAQEAARRRNFLGLASEQSIYNLLERTVELEVLPASQFYGLGVIPWSPLQGGLLGGIIKKLESGDVGRSKVQRTNERLEALRPQIQAWEDFCAKRDEDPADTALAWLLHNPAVTAPIIGPRTLAQLDGSLRALDIKLDADAMKELDLLFPGPGGTAPEAYAW
- a CDS encoding lysophospholipid acyltransferase family protein encodes the protein MSRRSLSARGSEIREHWTLRTVPMFASGAVATAGAIIATLGVRAGTRKSHLLEPILRTWARAWLVPAGVRLQVDGQEHVVAGHRYVVVSNHQSNLDPMAHLAGLRLPLRFLAMRELFDLPGMSGALRRIGIIEVDRENPDSGMIMRGVSLALTDGASVLVYPEGQTSHDGGLNQFHIGAFVLAIEHGVPILPITVIGTREVWAPGSNAIHSGLVRLVIHEPIDTQGLNRRAAIGLRDKARSAIATSL
- a CDS encoding alpha/beta hydrolase, with protein sequence MAVSSTAYNEKHLLRETSELLGAPWTEPILTREFWEMPDGSSISSLRWLEAEPELVMLHGGGQNAHTWDAVGLLMNRPFVAVDLPGHGHSSWREDKEYWPFTGAESIAIVLDRMGLKDVALVGMSMGGLTAIHLAAIRPEMFSRVAIVDVTPSQMEQMKKMTLEERGTTALTQGPDRYESSQAMIDATTVLAPNRPALLIERGVVHNSQQFADGQWGWRYDSMKRPEGEDPSEFLNDDFLALWEDVNKIEVPIMLVRGGASAFVTDEHVADFRSRAKDFRFEIVDGAGHSVQSDRPAELAALLTEYIS
- a CDS encoding maleylpyruvate isomerase N-terminal domain-containing protein, whose translation is MFTAQSAEDPVSVVSQYLEVAGIIRTFLATSEVAKYWEYPSELEEWTVAGLAGHLARPVLNIPTILAAKVPSELPLKSAVEYYSAMPASAQEINSQVAIDIRKRGVESAGTGAKDLLKRYDSALSELSTTLPELAEDHEVIALGARMLLTEYLITRMVEMVVHADDLAVSIGKVSPKFPMTASDTVVATLACISARRNSLTDVIRALAREERPIQRLSAF
- a CDS encoding glutamine synthetase III; its protein translation is MSGNAVRLQAIKDVEAYVPPAVSFSELEAPGEIFGMNVFSKSVMQKRLPKIVFKSVTDTIENSAPLDPTVADAVASAMKDWALEKGATHYAHVFYPLTGFTAEKHDSFFEPVGDGTALAEFAGKTLVQGEPDASSFPNGGLRNTFEARGYTGWDVTSPAYILENPNGNTLCIPTVFVSMTGEALDHKTPLLRAQQAMSEQADRVLRLFGQDPDRVVSYCGAEQEYFLVDRHFFLARPDLLNAGRTLFGCKPPKGQEFDDHYFGAIPERVLGFMMDTERELFKLGIPAKTRHNEVAPGQFEIAPMFERSNLAADHQQQLMTTFKSVAEKHGMACLFHEKPFAGVNGSGKHINFSLGNSRQGNLLLPGDTPHDNAQFLVFCGAVIRAVHKFGGLLRASVASASNDHRLGANEAPPAIISIFLGDQLADVYKQIAEGGATSSKSKGQIRIGVDTLPVLPTDPGDRNRTSPFAFTGNRFEFRAPGSLQSVAGPMTTINAILAEALDFIATDIEASLASGVEFNDAIQSVLQKIMSEHGSVVFNGNGYADDWQIEAAERGLPNLRTTVDAVPELITPAAVELFEHYKVFNEREMHSRFEIALEQYVLSISVEAKLTLEMGNTMVLPAAMRYQTELALNVGALLAAGVETDTSTLVPVSSVLNALRSALAELNAVLHADHGHDIEAEAKYALETLLPAIATVRTAADSLEGMVADDLWPLPTYQEMLHIL